A DNA window from Leptolyngbya sp. KIOST-1 contains the following coding sequences:
- a CDS encoding DUF3110 domain-containing protein yields MVVYVLLFNARTDNEGIHAETINGENIILMFEHQDDATRYALMLEAQDFPAATVEGFEQGEIEEFCASVGYGNRLIPEGTLAVPPDQNADEYLWDPDQPNPQPGPGAEGDAEPGGFSQAELDRMRQQLEKLL; encoded by the coding sequence ATGGTGGTGTACGTGCTGTTGTTTAACGCCCGCACCGACAATGAGGGCATCCACGCCGAAACCATAAATGGAGAAAACATAATCTTGATGTTTGAGCATCAGGACGATGCTACCCGCTACGCCCTGATGCTCGAAGCCCAGGATTTTCCGGCGGCCACCGTGGAGGGCTTTGAGCAGGGCGAAATTGAAGAATTCTGTGCCTCGGTGGGCTACGGGAATCGCCTGATTCCGGAGGGAACCCTGGCGGTCCCCCCCGACCAAAACGCGGACGAGTACCTCTGGGACCCCGACCAGCCCAATCCCCAACCTGGCCCCGGGGCCGAGGGCGATGCTGAACCCGGCGGCTTCTCCCAGGCCGAGCTCGATCGCATGCGCCAGCAGCTGGAGAAATTGCTCTAG
- the murQ gene encoding N-acetylmuramic acid 6-phosphate etherase: protein MPASSSAHPPVDPADRGHLLTEQANPRSTDLDRLSSLELVDLFNREDQRTLEAIAAARAPLAAAIDAATAALAAGGRLFYVGAGTSGRLGVLDAAECPPTFCTPPDLVQGLIAGGASALVKSSEGLEDVAEDGAAAIADRNLQPQDVVVGITAGGTTPYVRGAIAAARQRGATTVFIACVPADQVAIEADIDIRLPVGPELLAGSTRLKAGTVTKMALNILSTGAMVRLGKVYGNRMVDVAVTNTKLRDRALRILCDLTDLDRAAAATLLDRSHQQVKLALMMHLGNLEAEAAAERLARHGGHLRQALETGG, encoded by the coding sequence GTGCCTGCGAGTTCGTCTGCTCATCCACCCGTTGACCCCGCCGATCGCGGCCATCTGCTCACCGAGCAGGCCAACCCCCGCAGCACCGACCTCGATCGGCTCAGCAGCCTGGAGTTGGTGGATCTGTTCAACCGCGAAGACCAGCGCACCCTGGAGGCGATCGCCGCCGCCCGAGCGCCCCTGGCCGCCGCCATCGACGCCGCTACAGCGGCCCTGGCAGCGGGCGGTCGCCTGTTCTACGTCGGGGCCGGTACCAGCGGACGGCTGGGGGTACTGGATGCGGCGGAGTGCCCCCCCACCTTTTGCACCCCCCCCGACCTGGTGCAGGGGCTGATTGCGGGCGGGGCCAGCGCCCTGGTGAAAAGTTCTGAGGGGCTGGAAGATGTGGCCGAAGACGGGGCCGCCGCGATCGCCGATCGCAACCTTCAGCCCCAGGATGTGGTGGTGGGCATCACCGCCGGGGGCACTACCCCCTACGTGCGGGGGGCGATTGCCGCCGCTCGCCAGCGCGGAGCCACCACGGTCTTCATCGCCTGCGTGCCCGCCGACCAGGTGGCGATCGAGGCCGATATTGACATTCGCCTACCGGTGGGGCCAGAGCTGCTGGCCGGTTCCACCCGGCTGAAGGCGGGCACCGTGACCAAAATGGCCCTCAACATTCTGTCTACCGGGGCGATGGTACGCCTGGGCAAGGTCTACGGCAACCGCATGGTGGATGTGGCGGTGACCAACACCAAACTGCGCGATCGCGCCCTGCGCATTCTCTGCGACCTCACCGATCTGGACCGCGCCGCCGCCGCCACCCTGCTCGATCGCAGCCACCAGCAGGTGAAGCTGGCGTTGATGATGCATCTGGGCAATCTGGAGGCGGAGGCCGCCGCCGAGCGCCTGGCCCGCCACGGCGGCCACCTGCGGCAGGCCCTAGAGACTGGAGGATAG
- a CDS encoding DUF4870 domain-containing protein gives MSTPLAILIDRARQGDARAIAHLIARSLAADGVVARGQWRGEQLYLELESSTALDRDRLVPQIQRGLLRLGLTCPLNTVQLTARRTGLAEADWRTSFGLDAPLATPAARTEAEPDPAPPAPGGGTTAPSPVPAMASSNGLPVDGLPPIDQPTASSSHAPDATLSDTTLVALVHLAPLLSYLVLGSQWLGGWPLLWGGSFLLPWRVVAPLALLLAKGTGAAAATHPTFSQRQAKAALNFQLTMFIAWVITIALMVVLVGFLLVVPLALFEIVSCIVAAVTASEGKPVRYLAIRFVR, from the coding sequence ATGTCGACTCCCCTCGCCATCTTGATCGACCGCGCCCGCCAGGGCGACGCCCGCGCGATCGCCCATCTAATTGCGCGATCGCTGGCGGCTGATGGGGTTGTGGCCCGCGGTCAGTGGCGGGGGGAGCAGCTGTACCTCGAGCTGGAGTCCTCCACTGCCCTCGATCGCGATCGCCTGGTTCCCCAGATTCAGCGGGGGCTGCTGCGCCTGGGGCTCACCTGCCCGCTGAATACGGTGCAGCTGACCGCCCGCCGGACGGGATTGGCCGAAGCCGACTGGCGGACCAGCTTTGGCCTCGATGCCCCCCTGGCGACCCCTGCGGCCAGGACCGAGGCAGAGCCTGACCCTGCCCCCCCTGCCCCTGGAGGGGGTACGACTGCCCCAAGCCCGGTTCCAGCTATGGCGTCGTCTAACGGCTTGCCGGTGGACGGCCTGCCTCCTATCGATCAGCCCACCGCCTCGTCCAGCCACGCCCCCGATGCCACCCTTTCGGACACCACCCTGGTGGCCCTGGTCCACCTGGCTCCCCTCCTCAGTTACCTGGTGTTGGGCAGCCAGTGGCTGGGGGGCTGGCCGCTGCTGTGGGGCGGTTCATTTTTATTGCCCTGGCGAGTGGTGGCCCCCCTGGCGCTGCTGTTGGCCAAGGGGACCGGGGCAGCGGCGGCTACCCACCCCACCTTCAGCCAGCGCCAGGCCAAGGCCGCCCTCAACTTTCAGCTGACGATGTTTATCGCCTGGGTGATCACGATCGCCCTGATGGTGGTTCTGGTCGGTTTTTTGCTGGTGGTGCCCCTGGCGCTATTTGAAATCGTCAGCTGCATTGTGGCGGCGGTAACGGCTTCGGAGGGCAAGCCCGTCCGCTATCTGGCGATCCGGTTTGTGCGCTAG
- a CDS encoding VOC family protein encodes MNSAAVLFHLAFPVADISTAKTFYIEGLGCEPGRETANSLILNLHGHQLVAHTTADITPQQGIYPRHFGLVFLAETDWEALLHRAQENQLLFHQSEKRRFPGTTLEHRTFFLQDPFFNLLEFKYYCHPSAIFGEVEQKQVGDAQ; translated from the coding sequence ATGAACTCTGCCGCTGTCCTGTTTCACCTGGCCTTTCCCGTGGCCGACATCTCCACCGCCAAGACCTTTTACATCGAGGGGCTGGGCTGTGAACCCGGGCGAGAAACCGCCAATTCGCTCATTCTCAATCTGCACGGCCATCAGCTGGTGGCCCATACAACCGCTGACATCACTCCCCAGCAGGGCATCTACCCTCGCCACTTTGGCCTGGTATTTTTAGCAGAAACCGACTGGGAAGCCCTGCTGCACCGGGCCCAGGAAAATCAGCTCCTGTTCCACCAGAGCGAAAAGCGCCGCTTTCCCGGCACCACGCTGGAGCATCGCACCTTCTTTTTGCAGGATCCATTTTTTAACCTGCTGGAGTTTAAATACTACTGCCACCCCAGCGCCATCTTTGGCGAGGTTGAGCAGAAACAAGTGGGAGATGCCCAATAG
- a CDS encoding translocation/assembly module TamB domain-containing protein has product MTPPQESEPSQEPESSQELEPAPPPEPAKGGGKPWLTSALVVGSGLLVLGGSTVLGGWLWSRNNLIPWVEDQLSETLNRPVELGPLEQIGPTGIRVGPSSIPPTATDPDSLALESVELRFRLFDLWRRRLPLTLTLVQGDLYLEQNAAGEWFDLDIDLPDRDPDRDPFIAVSVDTINVRDGRLTMVPYVTGDVDPVRVAIADIQGELQFSDRFIDVPEDPNSPLETRQLDLALSGNSLQGGKIDVRGAVLLPPPEDSGAVADATEVPGPGLQARINLRTQAARATDIMPLIDSFLENPLPVQFPSGVVSGQVDIESGGGEPFTIVGTARVQESSLIAPGLPEPMQNLQGDMRFRGRVIEFEGVTASLGDLTASAEGTLDFDGDYNLRGQVNPFTLAQFTDLFEATLPVPTAGTFLANVAMTGPLQRPVIATDFVSQGPITIDRVAFAQVEVSTTLVASGLTIDRFLAVPQAGGTLTGTGTYSFQEPRQLALSVTGDRLPVTALAQPYGLPDTVALGPVSLEAELSGPINQLGGTASWRASAGDYPARGDLRLADNVLRFTDTFVQVAGGTLIGMGSLDLGSRQWESSVRADALQLALLGAGVDGVLNGLAQFSGGLNGGIGGIQGQGIGQAVLAGGTINSRATLEGGQWVADLRGQNLQLSAFAPDLQGTAEGRFQLRGRTDALNLAGVRGEGEVTLSDGLAAAAGRAPQLAQVRQPLTADLAWNGQSILVQRASSAGLQASGVITPRLDGPGAPAIANLDLNLNLDGYSLAALPLPPVLPVTGNAFFDGRLRGRPGALVLTGDASLVALRAGDLAFASPLRGPIAFTQGGPLAIDLVGGGDRVFVATAQDDRDLRFEVRGGEALATGYTQAGTLFATVENLPLSDLRLPQAGTAGLGTFGGLITSAEIVADLRQPAVRASFDIQDPSISYIRLPSETVLTTLDPDAPERPLDTTRYGRLRGNISFANNVLSLAGVTLESASGLSRYLASGTYTLGDTPSINGELVVENGQVQDILQTLLIFDWADFRPNLLSPPDWFRPATPAEVASLEQVTPVGDRNASLLDQLRRLAEVQELQDTLAAQAEAMPLPPLEELTGRFSGTVTASGAIPDDLTVNFDLAGGNWVWGKPDGSNGAVYRIDEVIAQGSYQDSILRLDPVSLRSDFSDFSPTTQQGVALASLNGELSFDPDDPEPRTLRLEVSNVPLNAVRQPLRLPENLDGLMNLGATLTGSLANPQVRGRLAVNEATINRNTIDLATANFSYEDARLNLISRVAVDEEVEDPLRLVASVPLTLPGFNQQPETDTVNITLRMRDDGFALVNLLTQAITWESGNANLNLAVQGRWPTDQSVQEALTTLNVIGEANFDGVTISARNLPEPLTNIRGSIRVVESPATTLARSVYTDGLVLDFQNLRGDFSNGQVVAQGNLKLLPSVQDLAPGLFNNGSTARSAEAEGRDPFRVSLDNIALDLRNPAGTYRGRVDGNVVVDGSVFLLPPLVYGEVRLSNGLITLPEVGEGGGTPTAFGPMREPSIFDPIPPILEDFKLILADNVRIAVPGIVDVRAEGTLDLVGTAPDIKPVGRINLPSGRINLLTTEFRLTGSENFAEFSELDDTIDPLLVATLSAAVPDSAAAGATLTAATPFPRNEISESRIDQLGLTQAGVQTVRIRANVNGRASRVVNLQGVELESTPPRSEGEIVALISGGFLAALESTLGSVSGGGDGFQGLLAFAGSALLNNLQNILGAGLERTDLRLFSASPPGNQQGGAIDIGGEIGFNFSPTISVSVQKVFTNVTPALFSVRYRVTDQITLRAITSYEQFNENTGAILEFRF; this is encoded by the coding sequence ATGACCCCTCCTCAAGAATCAGAGCCTTCTCAAGAGCCCGAGTCTTCTCAGGAACTAGAGCCCGCTCCACCACCAGAGCCTGCTAAGGGCGGCGGTAAACCCTGGCTAACCTCGGCTCTGGTTGTAGGCTCCGGGCTGCTGGTGCTGGGGGGCAGTACGGTGCTGGGGGGCTGGCTGTGGAGCCGCAATAACCTGATTCCCTGGGTTGAGGATCAGCTTTCGGAAACCTTGAATCGCCCGGTCGAGCTGGGGCCGCTGGAGCAGATTGGGCCGACCGGCATCCGGGTAGGGCCCTCATCAATTCCCCCGACCGCCACCGACCCAGACTCCCTCGCCCTGGAGTCGGTGGAGCTCAGGTTCAGGCTGTTTGACCTGTGGCGGCGGCGGCTGCCCCTCACCCTTACCCTGGTTCAGGGGGATCTCTACCTGGAGCAAAACGCCGCAGGGGAGTGGTTTGACCTCGACATCGATCTGCCCGATCGCGACCCCGATCGCGATCCGTTTATCGCCGTCAGCGTCGATACTATCAACGTCCGAGACGGGCGGCTGACCATGGTGCCCTACGTCACCGGGGATGTCGATCCGGTGCGGGTGGCGATCGCCGACATTCAGGGTGAGCTCCAGTTCAGCGATCGGTTTATCGATGTGCCCGAGGACCCCAATTCTCCGCTGGAAACCCGGCAGCTCGACCTGGCCCTGAGCGGCAACTCCCTCCAGGGCGGCAAGATTGACGTCAGGGGGGCTGTTTTGCTGCCGCCCCCCGAAGATTCTGGCGCGGTGGCCGACGCCACCGAGGTGCCCGGTCCTGGCCTGCAGGCCAGGATCAACCTGCGCACCCAGGCGGCCCGCGCCACCGATATCATGCCCCTGATCGACTCTTTCCTCGAAAATCCGCTGCCGGTGCAGTTCCCCAGTGGGGTGGTCAGTGGCCAGGTCGATATCGAAAGCGGTGGTGGGGAGCCGTTTACCATCGTCGGCACCGCCCGCGTCCAGGAGTCCTCGCTGATCGCCCCTGGACTGCCAGAGCCTATGCAAAACCTCCAGGGCGACATGCGCTTTCGGGGCCGGGTGATCGAGTTTGAGGGGGTGACGGCGAGCCTGGGGGACTTGACTGCATCAGCAGAGGGCACCCTCGACTTTGATGGGGACTACAATTTGAGAGGGCAGGTCAATCCCTTTACCCTGGCCCAGTTTACCGACCTGTTTGAGGCGACGCTGCCGGTACCCACGGCGGGCACCTTTTTGGCCAATGTCGCCATGACGGGCCCCCTGCAGCGGCCTGTGATCGCCACTGATTTCGTTTCCCAGGGGCCAATCACCATCGATCGGGTGGCCTTTGCCCAGGTGGAAGTCAGCACCACCCTGGTGGCCTCTGGCCTGACCATCGATCGCTTCCTAGCCGTGCCTCAGGCCGGGGGAACCCTGACCGGCACCGGCACCTACAGCTTCCAGGAACCCCGCCAGCTGGCCCTTTCGGTGACGGGCGATCGCCTGCCCGTCACTGCCCTGGCCCAGCCCTACGGCCTGCCCGACACCGTGGCCCTGGGGCCTGTGTCCCTGGAGGCCGAGCTGAGCGGGCCCATCAACCAGCTGGGCGGCACCGCCAGCTGGCGCGCCTCAGCGGGAGACTATCCGGCCCGGGGCGATCTGCGCCTGGCCGACAACGTCCTGCGCTTCACCGACACCTTTGTCCAGGTGGCCGGAGGTACCCTGATCGGCATGGGCAGCCTGGATCTGGGCAGCCGCCAGTGGGAGTCAAGTGTCCGGGCCGATGCCCTTCAGCTCGCCCTGCTGGGCGCTGGCGTCGACGGGGTGCTGAATGGCTTGGCGCAGTTTTCTGGAGGGCTGAACGGCGGCATCGGCGGCATCCAGGGGCAGGGAATTGGTCAGGCGGTGCTAGCCGGAGGCACCATTAACAGCCGCGCCACCCTGGAGGGCGGCCAGTGGGTTGCCGACCTGCGGGGCCAGAACCTCCAGCTATCGGCCTTTGCCCCCGATCTGCAGGGCACCGCCGAAGGGCGCTTTCAGCTCAGGGGCCGCACCGATGCCCTCAACCTGGCCGGGGTCCGCGGCGAGGGTGAGGTGACACTTTCGGACGGGTTGGCGGCGGCGGCAGGTCGCGCGCCCCAACTGGCCCAGGTGCGCCAGCCCCTGACCGCCGATCTGGCCTGGAACGGCCAGTCGATCCTGGTGCAGCGGGCCAGCTCCGCCGGTCTCCAGGCCAGCGGTGTGATCACGCCCCGGCTGGATGGACCCGGGGCGCCCGCGATCGCCAACCTTGACCTCAATCTCAACCTCGATGGCTATAGCCTGGCGGCGCTGCCCCTGCCCCCCGTTCTGCCCGTGACCGGCAACGCTTTTTTCGACGGCCGGCTGCGGGGCCGACCCGGCGCCCTGGTGCTGACCGGCGATGCCTCCCTGGTGGCTCTGCGAGCGGGCGATCTGGCCTTTGCCTCTCCCCTCCGGGGTCCAATCGCATTCACCCAGGGCGGCCCACTGGCGATCGATCTGGTCGGCGGGGGCGATCGCGTGTTTGTCGCCACCGCCCAGGACGACCGCGACCTCCGCTTCGAGGTGCGCGGCGGCGAGGCCCTGGCCACGGGCTATACCCAGGCGGGCACCCTCTTTGCCACCGTCGAAAACTTACCCCTTAGCGATCTGCGGTTGCCCCAGGCGGGCACCGCTGGCCTTGGCACCTTCGGCGGCCTGATCACCTCCGCCGAAATCGTCGCTGACCTGCGCCAACCTGCCGTGCGGGCCAGCTTTGATATTCAAGATCCCAGCATTAGCTACATCCGGCTGCCCTCAGAGACCGTTCTGACGACCTTGGACCCAGACGCCCCGGAGCGCCCCCTGGATACAACCCGCTACGGTCGCCTGCGGGGCAATATTTCCTTCGCCAACAACGTACTCAGTCTGGCCGGGGTCACGCTGGAATCGGCCTCTGGCCTCAGTCGCTACCTGGCTAGCGGCACCTACACCCTTGGGGACACCCCCAGCATTAACGGCGAACTGGTGGTCGAGAACGGCCAGGTTCAGGATATTTTGCAGACCCTGCTGATTTTTGACTGGGCCGATTTTCGCCCCAATCTGCTCAGTCCGCCCGACTGGTTCCGCCCCGCGACCCCCGCCGAGGTAGCGTCCCTGGAGCAGGTAACTCCGGTGGGCGATCGCAACGCCAGCCTGCTGGACCAGCTGCGCCGACTGGCCGAAGTCCAGGAGCTGCAAGATACCCTGGCCGCCCAAGCCGAAGCCATGCCGCTGCCCCCCCTGGAGGAACTGACCGGCCGCTTCTCGGGCACCGTCACCGCCAGCGGCGCTATTCCCGACGACCTCACGGTCAACTTCGACCTGGCCGGGGGCAACTGGGTCTGGGGCAAACCCGACGGCAGCAACGGAGCCGTCTACCGGATTGACGAAGTCATTGCCCAGGGTAGCTACCAGGACAGCATCCTGCGCCTCGACCCGGTAAGCCTGAGGTCGGACTTCTCAGACTTTTCGCCGACCACCCAGCAGGGGGTGGCTCTGGCCAGCCTCAACGGCGAGTTAAGCTTTGACCCCGACGATCCCGAACCGCGCACCCTGCGTCTGGAGGTCAGCAACGTTCCTCTCAATGCCGTGCGGCAGCCCCTGCGGCTACCCGAGAACCTGGACGGACTGATGAACCTGGGAGCCACCCTCACGGGTAGTTTGGCCAATCCCCAGGTGCGGGGCCGGCTGGCGGTCAACGAAGCCACCATCAACCGCAACACCATCGATCTGGCCACCGCTAACTTCAGCTACGAAGACGCCCGACTCAATTTAATCAGCCGGGTGGCTGTGGATGAGGAGGTTGAGGATCCGCTGCGGTTGGTAGCCAGTGTGCCGCTTACCCTGCCCGGCTTCAACCAGCAGCCCGAGACCGACACCGTCAACATCACGCTCAGAATGCGCGACGACGGCTTTGCCCTGGTCAATCTGCTCACCCAGGCGATTACTTGGGAGTCTGGCAATGCCAACCTCAATCTGGCGGTTCAAGGGCGCTGGCCCACCGATCAGTCGGTGCAAGAGGCCTTGACAACGCTGAATGTGATCGGCGAAGCCAACTTCGACGGCGTCACCATTAGCGCTCGCAACCTGCCCGAACCCTTAACCAATATTCGGGGCAGCATTCGCGTGGTCGAAAGTCCGGCCACGACCCTGGCCCGCTCGGTTTATACCGATGGCCTGGTGCTTGATTTTCAAAATTTGCGCGGTGACTTTAGCAACGGTCAGGTGGTGGCCCAGGGCAACTTAAAACTGCTCCCCTCGGTGCAGGATCTGGCTCCCGGCCTGTTCAATAACGGCAGCACGGCTCGCTCGGCCGAAGCCGAAGGCCGCGATCCGTTTCGAGTCAGCCTGGACAACATTGCCCTTGACCTGCGGAACCCGGCGGGCACCTACCGGGGGCGAGTGGATGGCAACGTGGTGGTAGACGGCAGCGTATTTCTGCTGCCTCCCCTCGTCTACGGCGAGGTAAGACTCTCCAATGGGTTGATCACGCTACCCGAGGTCGGCGAAGGCGGAGGAACGCCCACTGCCTTTGGGCCCATGCGCGAACCCAGTATTTTTGACCCCATTCCTCCCATTCTGGAGGATTTTAAGCTGATCCTGGCTGACAACGTCCGCATTGCGGTTCCAGGCATTGTCGATGTGCGCGCCGAGGGCACCCTGGATTTAGTGGGGACCGCCCCCGATATCAAGCCCGTTGGCCGAATCAATCTGCCCTCTGGCCGGATCAACCTGCTGACCACCGAGTTTCGGCTCACGGGCAGCGAAAACTTCGCCGAGTTTAGTGAACTCGACGACACCATTGACCCCTTGCTGGTGGCCACGCTGTCGGCGGCTGTCCCCGACAGCGCGGCTGCTGGTGCTACCCTGACGGCCGCCACCCCCTTTCCCCGCAACGAAATCAGCGAGTCCAGAATCGATCAGCTGGGCCTCACCCAGGCGGGAGTCCAAACCGTTCGTATTCGTGCCAATGTCAACGGCCGCGCCAGTCGGGTGGTCAATCTCCAGGGCGTGGAGCTAGAGAGCACACCTCCCCGCTCGGAGGGTGAAATTGTGGCGCTGATCAGCGGCGGCTTTTTGGCGGCCCTGGAATCTACCCTGGGCAGCGTGTCCGGTGGCGGCGATGGGTTTCAGGGACTGCTGGCCTTTGCTGGGTCGGCACTGCTCAACAACCTCCAAAACATTTTGGGGGCAGGTCTGGAGCGCACCGACCTGCGCCTGTTCTCGGCCTCGCCACCGGGCAACCAGCAGGGAGGTGCCATCGACATCGGCGGTGAGATCGGGTTCAACTTCTCGCCCACCATTTCGGTCTCGGTGCAGAAGGTGTTTACCAACGTTACCCCAGCGCTCTTTAGCGTCCGCTATCGGGTTACCGACCAGATTACGCTGCGGGCCATTACCAGCTACGAACAATTCAATGAAAACACTGGGGCGATCCTAGAGTTTCGATTTTAA
- the lepB gene encoding signal peptidase I, translated as MDPKLPDQASTPAKADRAVPAKAAEGGWKSLWQGQWGNLRVLAIALAIALTVRVLIAEPRYIPSNSMDPTLHIGDRLLVDKISYRWQPPHRGDIVVFAPPPQLARLGYETRQAFIKRIIGEPGQTVEVVQGQVIVDGQPLQEPYTLEPPAYSLAPVKVPAGQVFVMGDNRNDSNDSHVWGGLPQQNIIGRARYRFWPLDRLGPVS; from the coding sequence ATGGATCCCAAGCTGCCTGACCAAGCGTCAACCCCTGCCAAAGCCGATCGCGCCGTTCCGGCAAAAGCCGCTGAGGGGGGCTGGAAATCGCTGTGGCAGGGGCAGTGGGGCAATCTGCGGGTGCTGGCGATCGCTCTGGCGATCGCCCTGACGGTGCGGGTGCTGATTGCAGAACCGCGCTACATCCCCTCCAACTCCATGGACCCGACGCTGCATATCGGCGATCGCCTGCTGGTCGACAAAATCAGCTATCGCTGGCAGCCCCCCCACCGGGGCGACATTGTGGTGTTTGCACCTCCGCCCCAGCTCGCTCGCCTCGGCTACGAAACCCGCCAGGCCTTCATCAAACGCATCATTGGCGAACCGGGTCAAACGGTCGAAGTGGTGCAGGGACAGGTGATCGTCGACGGGCAACCCCTTCAGGAGCCCTACACCCTCGAACCGCCGGCCTACAGCCTGGCTCCGGTAAAGGTACCAGCCGGGCAGGTGTTTGTCATGGGCGACAACCGCAACGACAGCAACGACTCCCACGTGTGGGGCGGGCTGCCCCAGCAAAACATCATTGGCCGCGCCCGGTATCGCTTCTGGCCCCTCGATCGCCTCGGCCCCGTCAGCTAG
- a CDS encoding Uma2 family endonuclease has product MVQTPAKTITLAEFLQQPETKPAREYIDGHIIQKPMPQGRHSRIQQKLINTINAVTEDSRVALALPELRCTFGGRSIIPDVSVFRWQRLPTNEDGTIANTFSAAPDWTIEILSPEQSSTRVVSNILHCLNHGGLGGWLIDPDENLVQLYLPDRLPASLEEAENQLTMPDLAPTLVLTVGQVFGWLQVG; this is encoded by the coding sequence ATGGTACAAACTCCTGCCAAAACAATTACCCTGGCTGAGTTTCTGCAACAGCCAGAGACCAAGCCTGCCCGCGAATATATCGACGGCCACATTATTCAAAAACCCATGCCCCAGGGACGGCACAGCCGCATCCAACAAAAGCTGATCAATACTATTAACGCAGTCACTGAGGATAGTCGCGTTGCCCTGGCCCTGCCTGAACTGCGCTGTACGTTTGGCGGCAGATCCATCATTCCCGATGTATCAGTATTTCGCTGGCAGCGGTTGCCGACAAATGAGGATGGCACCATTGCCAATACCTTTAGCGCCGCCCCTGACTGGACGATCGAGATTTTGAGCCCTGAGCAGTCGTCAACGCGGGTGGTGAGCAACATTCTGCACTGCCTCAACCACGGCGGGCTAGGGGGCTGGCTGATCGACCCCGACGAGAATTTGGTGCAGCTCTATCTACCTGACCGTCTACCCGCTTCCCTGGAAGAGGCAGAGAACCAGTTGACGATGCCAGACCTGGCCCCCACTCTGGTGCTAACGGTAGGGCAGGTTTTTGGCTGGCTACAGGTAGGGTAG
- the cobW gene encoding cobalamin biosynthesis protein CobW — protein sequence MHKIPVTIITGFLGAGKTTLIRQLLQNPQGRRIAVLVNEFGEVGIDGDLLHSCQVCDEDEVAAPAETNILELTNGCLCCTVQEEFLPTMQQLITRRDQIDCIVIETSGLALPKPLVQAFRWPEIRTAATVDSVITLVDCEALAAGDLVGDLPALEAQRQADDSLDHETPLEELFEDQLNCADLVLLTKVDRVNEGDRTRIETWLTQQVPQSVKVLGLAGGEGSAPISPDLLLGFNAAVEDNLDNRPTHHDHEHDHDHDDDIVAIPIVLDRGFDPKPLIKRLENLASSHEIYRIKGFVDVPGKAMRLVVHGVGQRFDSFFDRPWQPSEPRQTRLVVIGKDLNEAVIRAAIAA from the coding sequence ATGCACAAAATTCCAGTCACCATCATCACCGGCTTTCTCGGGGCAGGCAAAACCACCCTGATTCGTCAGCTGCTGCAAAATCCCCAGGGGCGGCGCATTGCCGTGCTGGTCAACGAGTTTGGCGAAGTCGGCATCGATGGCGACCTACTGCACAGCTGCCAGGTGTGCGACGAAGACGAGGTCGCCGCCCCGGCTGAAACCAACATTCTCGAACTCACCAACGGCTGTCTCTGCTGCACCGTGCAGGAGGAGTTTTTGCCTACCATGCAGCAGTTGATCACCCGCCGCGACCAGATCGACTGCATTGTGATCGAAACCTCGGGCCTCGCTCTGCCCAAGCCCCTGGTGCAGGCCTTTCGCTGGCCTGAGATTCGCACCGCCGCCACTGTCGACAGCGTAATTACCCTGGTTGACTGTGAGGCCCTGGCGGCCGGAGATCTGGTCGGTGACCTGCCCGCCCTGGAGGCCCAGCGCCAGGCCGACGACAGCCTCGATCACGAAACGCCCCTCGAAGAATTGTTTGAAGACCAGCTCAACTGCGCCGACCTGGTGCTGCTGACCAAGGTGGACAGGGTGAACGAAGGTGATCGCACCCGCATTGAAACCTGGCTCACTCAGCAGGTACCCCAGTCCGTCAAAGTCCTGGGCTTGGCCGGGGGTGAGGGCAGTGCTCCCATCAGCCCCGACCTGTTGCTGGGCTTCAACGCCGCCGTCGAAGACAACCTTGACAACCGCCCCACCCACCACGACCACGAGCATGACCACGACCACGATGACGATATTGTGGCTATCCCCATCGTGCTCGATCGCGGGTTTGACCCCAAACCCCTGATCAAGCGGCTAGAGAACCTGGCCTCCAGCCACGAAATCTACCGCATCAAGGGGTTCGTCGATGTGCCCGGCAAGGCCATGCGGCTGGTGGTCCACGGCGTCGGTCAGCGGTTTGATTCGTTCTTTGATCGCCCCTGGCAGCCCAGCGAACCGCGCCAAACCCGCCTGGTGGTGATCGGCAAAGATCTGAATGAAGCGGTGATCCGGGCTGCGATCGCTGCCTAA